The Bombus pascuorum chromosome 5, iyBomPasc1.1, whole genome shotgun sequence genome segment CGCCAACATCGGTATGAAAGAATTGCAAAAGAAGAGAATCGATTCGGCATAATTTTTCGAATGCCCGATAGTAACGACGATTCTTCTGAAAGTTAGTCGACGCATCGACTATGCGATTAAATTGCGCGAAAGATAAGCAAAGTTTGAACGATACTAGCACGCTTTTCGCTTAACTTTGGTACACGTGGAACATTCTTTACGAAAGGATCGATGGAAACTATCGAGTTCGAACTGCCGGTACGCGTCAATTTATCCAACGATAAACTACCAAATATTAACGCGTATCgataaaatgaatttgaatTATATCGTTGGTAGCAGCCGCGACGTTCTCCGTTGCGTTCCGCCGATTCTAAATTACACGCAAACTTAGCATTGACACATTGACTCGAATTCTGTTGCTTTCTGTTCGCAGGTGATACCGACCTCTAATTGGATAAAATGCGAGCGTACGTGCTGCTCTCGCTCCTGGTGCAATTGGCATTCGCGTTTCGACTCCCATTTCCGGTAAATAGAGCcgtctcgatcgatcgatatcggCGATTATCCCCAAAAGGAAACTCGAAAGCTCGCGACCCGTTGATACTGACAAACGATGTTCTGGTAGACAGCGGCGCGCCTTTCTTTTCGCGTGTATTTCTCTTtcgatacatatttttttctctgtaTATTTTATCTCTATCCTATGTTTCATGCAGTTTAATCCTCCGTCGGCGATGGTGACTCGAAAGTCGGTCAGGTTTTATTTTCCTCGAAACTAGCCTACCTATCGTAATTATCTCTAGTCGGAAGGAAGAAGTCGAACGAAGAACGATCGAATCAGATCGATGTCGACCGTAGCGAAGAGAAACGAGCTTCTATGGCAAATTTAGAAACCAAACATCCTTTGTACAtggttataattatattttgaatggTCCTGCGAACCTGAGCATCGTCATGGCGATGCATAGGCAAGGCCACGAGCACGagaattcgaaaaataatCTCGCCGTAGACAGAACGTGTCCGATGCGATTCTAAATGCGGATGACTCGAGAAAATGTCTGATTTTCGCGAAATGTAAACAGCATCGCACCGCGCGCGTTTAACGATACTTTGTCAATATCAACCGTGCTGTAACGATGTCACGATTTGAAcgctccttttctctttctcgaaTCCAGAGTAGCTTTCGCTTCGCGATAATCTCGCGTTTAATCTTTGCTTTACATCGTTTCGTacgaaatttactttttcttcgtcTATCTGCGAAGAACAGGGATACGGGCAAATCGCAGTTAAATCGCTAAGGCATACGAAAGTGAAAGTGATTTAATTAAAGACCTCGTTAACCAGTTTCAGGCTAGTCTATTGGATACGAGCAATGGAACATCGTGTTGCTCCTGCAGCTTCAAAGACACGTCGTATATGGCGTCCAAGTGCGGCGTGAAAACATCTTTCATGAGCTTGGTTGAGAAAATAATCGCGTCCACGTGCGACGTGTCAGATCCTTGCCACAGACTCGGCAAAGAGGAAGTGCCCAACGAATGGTAAGATCTTCGGCaccaattttattctatttttaaattctccgAACTTTAAATCGTTCGCTCGATTCgttaaactttcatttttctcattttctcgtCTTGCAGCGATTGAATTCTTTCGGTAATTTATACTTGTATGGAAACCTGAAACAACGGTTTATCGcacgttttaagttataaaattgaatcgtAGTTGAATCGACGACAGAGTAGGATCACGTACGAAACGGTTTTATGTAAACATCGCATTTTCCGAAATGCGACAGACGTGTTTTAGACTGTTGTTCGAGGTTCcatttaatttatgatttatcATCGATACGATCGGCCATCGATTCATTGCTCTGTACGATGAAAACGCAGGTTCGACTTTATCGTGGTCGGCGGCGGAGTAGCCGGACCTGTAATTGCCAGGAGATTGAGCGACAATCCCTGGTGGAGGGTTCTGCTGATCGAAGCAGGGCCGGAAGAACCGTCGATGACTTCTATTCCTGGACTCGCGGTTCACGCTGTCAATTCGACTTTGGATTGGAATTTCAAAACGGAGCCGACAGAGCCCCATCCGACCGCGTGTCTAGGTAACCGATCTGCGTTCTCGTTCgaggaaataatgaaattctatCCTTTCTAACTTTACGTATCACCGGCAGAAACCGACGGAGTGTGCACTTGGCCGCGAGGGAAGATGATGTCCGGTACCGCCGGCATGTACGGAATGATGTACGTACGAGGACATCCGGAAGTATACAACAGTTGGGCTCGGGCAGGTGCCACAGGTTGGTCCTACGACGAAGTCGCCCACTACTTCGAACGCGCCGAAGATCCAATAGATCCGTCGATATTATCCGACAAACCTAGAACCGTTCCCGTACCAGGTCCGATGAAGATTCGATTTTATCCCCATAAGCCAGCGTTCGCCGACGAACTTCTGAAAGCTGCGGCCGAGCTGGGTTACAGAACGtcgaatttgaaagaatacaGCCAGACAGGCTTCATGGTGGCTCCCATGACGACCGACAATGGCGTACGAGGCACGACATCGAGAAATTACTTGAGATCGGCATACGGTAAAAACAATCTGAGGGTGTTGATCAACGCCCAGGTGACGAAGATTCTAACGAATCAGTGGCAGAGCAAAGCGTACGGCGTCGAACTGATCGACAAAGATGGATACAAGAGGATCGTGAAAGCTAACAAAGAAGTTATTCTAGCGGCTGGAGCGATTGGCTCCCCTCACATTTTATTGAACTCCGGGATAGGACCGAAGGAGCATTTAACCAAATTAGGCATGAACGTGATCAAGGACCTGCCTGTAGGAAAGAATCTTCACAATCACGTGTCGGTTGCGGTTCTATTCAGTATTAAGGATACCGCGTACGAATCTATGAACATGAACAGCGTCAACGAATACTTGGAGACCAGAACCGGTCCGTTGAGCAGTACCGGATTGACCCAAGTGACGGCGTTCCTCGAGAGCAGCTACGCCGCTAGCGGAGTGCCCGATATCCAGATGTTCTTCGACGGATTCGCGCCAAACTGTCCAAGGACCGGACTCGAATTCGAGTGCTTGAACGGCGCGCTTGGCTTATGCTCGGACAGAAGGCAAATCGTGGTCAGACCGACGGCTGTTACCGTGGAGAGCAGGGGATACATGAAGCTGCGTTCCGGCGATCCGATCGCACCACCTTTGATTTACCCCAACTACTTTACCGACACGAAGGACTTGAAGGTGTTGGTCGAGGGTATTAGGAAGGCCATCGAGCTCACCAACACGCGGACTATGAAACAATGGGATTTTCGATTGGAACCTATCGTTCATCCCCTCTGCACCAAGTAAGGACAgcgttatacaatatacaagGCCCGTAATTCATGCAATGAACGTTCTCGTTAAAGCCTCTCGAGACTCCGTTCTCGAGAAAATAGAATTCGAATatgtcgataaatttttaaattcgacTTTCTCGACAATCCGACGAACACGTTTTATTCTAccttcttatattatattcgtttTACATCTCCGTTAGAATCGATCGAATTCAATTGACCGTTTAGAATCGGAATCAAGCAAATTTACGTACTCTTTACAAATCTCGCGATTCTTGATTTTTGTCTTTGATTTTCAGCCATAAAATCCCCCTTACCATATTCGTACCATGAATTACGGACCACCCAGTATATTACGGACGAAAGTAAAACGTTCAAAGATACACGTCAATTCGCGTAATTGGTActaatttgaaattcatttgGTTCAGC includes the following:
- the LOC132906692 gene encoding glucose dehydrogenase [FAD, quinone]-like isoform X1, producing the protein MRAYVLLSLLVQLAFAFRLPFPFQASLLDTSNGTSCCSCSFKDTSYMASKCGVKTSFMSLVEKIIASTCDVSDPCHRLGKEEVPNEWFDFIVVGGGVAGPVIARRLSDNPWWRVLLIEAGPEEPSMTSIPGLAVHAVNSTLDWNFKTEPTEPHPTACLETDGVCTWPRGKMMSGTAGMYGMMYVRGHPEVYNSWARAGATGWSYDEVAHYFERAEDPIDPSILSDKPRTVPVPGPMKIRFYPHKPAFADELLKAAAELGYRTSNLKEYSQTGFMVAPMTTDNGVRGTTSRNYLRSAYGKNNLRVLINAQVTKILTNQWQSKAYGVELIDKDGYKRIVKANKEVILAAGAIGSPHILLNSGIGPKEHLTKLGMNVIKDLPVGKNLHNHVSVAVLFSIKDTAYESMNMNSVNEYLETRTGPLSSTGLTQVTAFLESSYAASGVPDIQMFFDGFAPNCPRTGLEFECLNGALGLCSDRRQIVVRPTAVTVESRGYMKLRSGDPIAPPLIYPNYFTDTKDLKVLVEGIRKAIELTNTRTMKQWDFRLEPIVHPLCTNYHFATDAYWECYVRAATGPENHQSGTCKVGAYDDPTAVVDPELRVRGISNIRVADASVFPIVPNSNPIAAIMMIAEKAADMITHTWSKM
- the LOC132906692 gene encoding glucose dehydrogenase [FAD, quinone]-like isoform X2 produces the protein MASKCGVKTSFMSLVEKIIASTCDVSDPCHRLGKEEVPNEWFDFIVVGGGVAGPVIARRLSDNPWWRVLLIEAGPEEPSMTSIPGLAVHAVNSTLDWNFKTEPTEPHPTACLETDGVCTWPRGKMMSGTAGMYGMMYVRGHPEVYNSWARAGATGWSYDEVAHYFERAEDPIDPSILSDKPRTVPVPGPMKIRFYPHKPAFADELLKAAAELGYRTSNLKEYSQTGFMVAPMTTDNGVRGTTSRNYLRSAYGKNNLRVLINAQVTKILTNQWQSKAYGVELIDKDGYKRIVKANKEVILAAGAIGSPHILLNSGIGPKEHLTKLGMNVIKDLPVGKNLHNHVSVAVLFSIKDTAYESMNMNSVNEYLETRTGPLSSTGLTQVTAFLESSYAASGVPDIQMFFDGFAPNCPRTGLEFECLNGALGLCSDRRQIVVRPTAVTVESRGYMKLRSGDPIAPPLIYPNYFTDTKDLKVLVEGIRKAIELTNTRTMKQWDFRLEPIVHPLCTNYHFATDAYWECYVRAATGPENHQSGTCKVGAYDDPTAVVDPELRVRGISNIRVADASVFPIVPNSNPIAAIMMIAEKAADMITHTWSKM